The Sciurus carolinensis chromosome 18, mSciCar1.2, whole genome shotgun sequence region CAGCTGCTCCATATTCTCTGCTGCTCCCTTGTCCCAAGATGCTTGTCTACAGTCACTCAGTACCCACACTAGTAGCTcctcctctctgtgcctgtttacCAGCTTCAGCTCTTCCTCTCATCTCATCCTCCTCTCAGCCTGCTCTAGTACCTTCACATCCCTCCATGAGTTTCTATGTCAAGAAAACCCTGtgcattttccttctgttttgtaAAGGTAGAAAGAGAGGTTGTGGAAAAGACTCCCGTGGAGACTCAAGTAGCAAAGTCTGCCAATCCATGTGTGTCCCCATCCTTGGACCATTACCAGGAAGGCATCTCCTGTTGAGATGCCTCTTCAGGATTTTGGATTTAAGATTGTTATACAGCTGCCCTGAATTTTCTTCCTGTGTTGTGTCTCTCGATATCCTCCCTGTTTCCTGTTTCTAGTCTCTAGTTTCAGTTCTGTAACCTTCTCTGTGGTTTtcctacatgaaaaataattgaggtGTTTTTCCTTCACAGGCACAAATTGTGGTCAATTAACAACAGCCCTCTTAAACTACAACGTGATTTGACAGCATACAAACAATCCAGAATGACATGATCATATGCATCATGAAGGTAAGAAGATTTTCAACTTTATTCACTTTCCCCACAAATGTGCTGTGCTGTGCTCCTCAAAAGCACACAGCACCTGTGCTCTCTTACAATACATACTTTACAATGACAGAAAAACAGGCAAGACAAGTTAAATAGCAGAAACTCAACATTCACACTAATGATGATTGAACATCAAATGAAAATTCTCTATTTATAAAACTATGGGTTAATACTACTGAGGTACAGCAGTAATaggtaaaaacataaaaaacttgAAACCTAAgggaaatatttatgaatataaaccTGCTATTATCCTCATCAGAAAACTAATCAGGAACCACAATATTCTAAACACCATATATctcaaaactatttaaaataagtgtatttcaaaataaattacattcatTATATGTACTGAACACATATGTACTATGACAACCCTATAAATAAGTCATCTGCATGCTTGGTATCCTGAAGGGATGCCTGGCCCCAGGTGAATTAAAAGGAGAGGGTCAAAAGACAGTTTccagggggagagagagatgcGCAGCTCCAGGATATTCACCTCAGATAGACAGCAGCCTTTCGTCACTGCTGACACTGGGCCAGTTGCTCTGGGTGAAGGATTTCTAGCTCATCCTGTGTGACAAACTGTTCTCTCTCAGGTCAGGCTGAGCAGCCTTGGAGCACCAGCACATCTCTGGGAGGTCACCTGTGTGGTTGTGGTTTTGAGGCTGTGAGGCTGACTGGGAGATTCAGGCTGTCTCACCATCCACACAGGGTGGCTGTGGGTGGGAGGCAGACAGGAGTGGATCAAGTAGTTAGGTCCTTGGACATCCTAAACGGACAGTAGATGTCCCTGTCGTCAGGCACGGGATACAGAATATGGTCCCTCCCCTCAGGCCTTCATGGTTCCAGGACTTCTAGGGAAGGAGGGTGCGATCTCGGCCCCACACCCAGAGCTGCGGATCATAAGCTTGAATCTGAAAAGAGAAAGAGCCCCACAAAAGCTGATGACTTGACAGGATATTGAGGTTTGGAGGTTATGTTGAATTTATTTCCCCATTCCTTAAATTACCTCACTTTGATGTGGACTTTCTAGTCACCATGATTCAACAGTCTACAAATACCTTACAAGTAAAATGTTGAGAGACTTGATTCTGGTAACTCAGTTCTGTTAGCTACAAAGGAGGTGACATATCTAGGTGTATTTATGAGATTTATTTCACCTGGTGACAAATGCAGTAGCCATATGTGTGTATCACAACATTATTTCACCTATTACTGACATCCATGTTATATAAGATGTGGGACATTGTAGTTTcagctttcttttaaataaaaatggagtctattttcctattttatgtcAGATTACTATATTATACTAGCTGTGTGGAAAGTTTTGTAAAGATGATTTGACACATATAATCCTTCCCATGTCCCATATAATCAAATTTGAGAAGTTGAGTTTATCAAGAGACATACTCTATCCCTGTCTCTGATTTGAGTAGAATAATGGTTTAGTGTTAGGGATGTTTGTGCTTGGGTGCATCAAAAAACTTTTTTACATGGTTGAAGGCATCTTTAATCATTTAAGCCCTATTATAGTTTCTACATAATTATACCACTGGCAGATGAATAGTTttgctatgatttttatttaaaactaaagaGTATATCTCAGTGCTGTAGACAAATAATTTAACTGTAATTCTACTTAAGTGTAATGTAGAAATTAATTGTGCAAATATTTCTctgaattaaaaactattttgccACACAATGTTCTGTCTTATGAATAACTTTAGTACAGTATAAAAATTCCTTTCATCTCATATATCCACATCCTTTAAAAAAACCATACTTTACAATTGGTAGATCTAAATATAAAAGACCAAAGATATACATCTAATAAAATCACTTAAATCTGTTTTATTAAATGTAGTTTCCTTATTGCATAGAAACTGAACTTGGCTTTATGTTTGTAATACACTTTTCCTAAAGATAGgaacttaaatttcattttcttgaaatggAACTTTCTTTTATTACTTGAATCACTTATGTGTACCTGGTATATTTCCAACAAATTTTTGTTAGATTGCGTAGAGTACATTGAGATACACATTTGGTTCACTAAcagaaaagcataaaaaaaacaaacctgaagaCTGCCCAGGAAGTCCTTCCCTCCATGCAGCCTCCAGGGCTTTTCTCCTCCCAACATCCCACCTGCAACCACCCACCTTCCTGAGTCTCCAGTCAGCCCCTCCCTCGCCCTCCACAAGACACACAGCACCACCCACCTCCTCACACTCCTCCAAGGAAACCCAAGTGTTCCAGCCCATGGAGCAGATGAATTGATAGCGCAGTTTGTGGAACAAGGGACGCAGGGCATAGCTCTGCCcatagaggaaataaaagatgtCTTGTTTAGGAGCCTGGTTGTCCTCCTCCATGTCATTGGCCAGGTACCTGGGGAAAGAAATCAGGTTGCTCCTCAGGGACAGAACCTGGAAGGACCTCCCCTTGGGGTCAGCTTCCCAGAAAACAAGCCAGGTGGACAATCATCAGACAGGACTGCACTAGCCCTATTCAGCATTGTGGGGGACAATCCATTGGTCCAGAGGCCTTCCCAGACCGTCTTCAGAAGTACCCCAGCATTTGTCaataaagcaaagagaaaacactTGAGATGGAGGCATAAGGGGTGATTGTACCCATGTTGGAAGGATTTTCAGGGGCTGTGTAGAAAGCCACAGATGAGAGAAGACATCTGTATGAAGGAGCAGAAGGGAGCACCTTACACTGGCCCTATGTGGATGGGAATGGACATCTGTCCTGGAAATCCAGAGGCAGAAGTGAAAACAGTGTTGGGTAAATACAGGAAGAAATAGAGCAGTTAGATGTGGATGCATATGCAGTCCCTCTGCCAGGGACAGCAAGTGCCCATGCTTTCCTGCACTCCTGTCAGGTGGGCTTTATGTTTCCATTGGTGTTCTTTAATTATTTACAACTGGCCTTAATGGAGATTTTTGTCTTTGCTTCGATGAGGGAAGTgtgaataaaaacatatatattaatgCTATCATATCTCTTACCCGAACAACAGGACAAAGAGGTTTAAAGGTAGAGGACTGTGCTCCCCTCCTGACCTCCCAGGTAGTGATTTCTGATTGATGAAGGAGGCCAAATACTTACAGGGCCAGGAAGAAGTGGATTCGTTGGTACTGCCAGGAGAAGAGGCCAGCCCGGCTAAAATAAGCTATCACCATAGACAAGAGGTACtgatggagagagaggaaaaatagaGAGAGGTCACAtcccagaagaggagaaaagaggggaaagaggacTGGGAGTCTGGGGTAGAGAGTGTCACTAAGAGAAGGTAGCCAAGTAAGGGAATGTGCCTCTTTGGGGAAGGACAGGAGGGATCAAGTTCAATGGGAGCAGTCAAGGAGAGAGGAGACCTAGATGTGCACTGGAGGGCCAGCTCTGAGGGGACCTTTTGAAGGAGGGCATTTAGGTCAGCTGGGTGAGGAGGGTCTTTCATAAGCTGGAGAACAGCGCGTCccagggagagcagagaggagaatATCCCAAAACATCAAGTGACAACAAGAAGAGAGGAGATAGCCATGCCAGACTGTGTTCTTCTGCTTTTATCCCACAAACAGAAGCAAGGTCCACCTGTCCTCCCTGCAAGATGCTGCTAGACCTGAGACAGATGTTGACAAGTCACAACAGGCCCAGGACCTGCCACATCTTGCTGACTCTGTGTGGAGTCAGAGAGAAGGACCATGGCATTAGAAAGCCCTCCCCATCCAGGCTGTGCTGGAGCAGGACCCCTGCCCAGTGGAGAGTAACCTCACCTTGTCAGACACCCTCAGTTTCTTGTCCCAGGTCAGGAATCCTTTGACAACAGGATCATCTGTGAACAGAACACTGGTGTTAGACTGGTGTTAGTTTGGGAACCAGAGGGGCttcagtgggagagagagagagagcaaaaaggTGAATAAGAACTCCCTTGGAGAAGGTGCGGTTTGGAGCCCAGCAGAGATGGATAGGAAGAGGACAGTAACATACCTTGGGCAAGGTGCTTTGTCCTGAGACTCCCCAGAAAAGCAACCGAGTGAGGGTTTGGGTAAGAGCTAGATATGTCTATGATCAAGAACTTTGTGTAAACTATGAGGGCCCATCATCACCCAGGAATGCCCCACCTCAGAATCAGAGAGTTTCTAGGTCCTTTTCTCATTTAACAGTCACATCAGCATGAACATGGCCCCATTACCCACCCCTCAGAATGTAGGACATCTATTAGAGCCAGAGTGTCTGCAGTCAGAGAGGACTGTTGGAATCAAGCTCTGTGACCCCAAGCAGGGATCCTATTGAAGTGTACTGAAGCATCCAAAATCTTAGAGTCATGAGGGGAGATGGGTCCTGAGTCCTCCAGACATGGGGAGCTCAGAGGTAGCCTGGCACTTTGGAAAAGGTCAGTGGCTATAAGGTTCATCTCTGTGTGGAGAGAGAATTAGAGGGCGCTACCTGGGGTGTCTCCCTACCTAGTAGCC contains the following coding sequences:
- the LOC124970670 gene encoding speedy protein E4A-like; the encoded protein is MSDTADQKRKRESSTESDEELEELDSELNHPWDVDSLCGLKMKLKKRRMDLVLPEYHEVFKRLLDDPVVKGFLTWDKKLRVSDKYLLSMVIAYFSRAGLFSWQYQRIHFFLALYLANDMEEDNQAPKQDIFYFLYGQSYALRPLFHKLRYQFICSMGWNTWVSLEECEEIQAYDPQLWVWGRDRTLLP